The Nicotiana tomentosiformis chromosome 9, ASM39032v3, whole genome shotgun sequence genome contains the following window.
acacatgttccgtaaaacctcgtgacagctgtcaagatactcttgaggatcctctgaagtagcaccgcttaagtgaacaggaaagatctTAATAAACCTGTCTAATAtccataaggcctcagaagacatagctggcccatctccgacctgtgccgcaataatcggctgaactaatccaattggctgagctgctggagcctgatactggggagctatctgctctggagcggtagtggtaggagtctgggctcctcctccatccTGAATGACTGCTGGTGctatgggaaatgcgccagtctgggccacactctccataaggcccaccgaacggaccaaagcatcctgaagtactggggtggcaatgaacccctccgtaacctgagctggtccggcaggaacaatatgggctggaacctcctcgtcaagccctatatgaggctccactgctggggatGTTGCTCGGGCcttaggctgagccctgccccctgcctcagcctctggcatgacctcggcctcgacctcggcCCCGCGTaagagctgtcactggaggctccgGTTGCTGCTCAGctaaggaagcggtacgtgttctcgccatctacgagagaatcagagtagaagagttcaatcagtattgagaaatcAAAATCATACGACAGAGGAGAAtaaaagtgaaacttgttcctaaacttcatagactctggaagataagcacagacgtctcagtgccgatcctccagactctactaagcttgctcatgaatcgtgagacctaagaaacctagtgctctgataccaactgtcacgacccaaagtttactcttcgcgttcgcgagagtaccttcacgaacgcgaagaaagacATGCCAGAatacagactctgcagaaaaaaccagattttcaaagtccaaaacatcccgtggcctatctgaaactcactcgagccctcgggaccccaaaccaaacatgcacacaagtctaaacacATCATACAGACCTGCTCGCACGATAAAAgtgtcaaaataacacctagaactatgaatttagcaccaaatcaaatgaaattctcaagaacactttaacatttctattttctcaactggacgttcgaatcacgtcaaatcaacttcgtttctcaccaaatttcacagacaagtcttaaatatcgtaatgaacctgtaccgggcttcggAACTAGAATATggacccgacactaacaatgccaaacatcaatcaaattcttaaaattaattaattttcagacttttaattttcataaaaaattcataacttgagctagggacctccgaattcaattctaggcatacgcccaggtcccataatttgatacggacccaccgggaccatcaaaacatggATCAGGGctcttttaccaaaaatattgaccaaaatcaacttttaaggcataaatttttattttcataaattttgaacataaaagctttccaaaaacatgctcggactgcgcacgtaaatcaaggagggtaaaatgagatttttaaggcttaagagagcagattcgagttctaaaacataatattaccttttgagtcatcacacCTTATCTCTCCATGCTCATTCTCCAATTTcgtgtaaatagacaaaggcattaaattaattcaggcaccagaatcacataaagatttatcaaaattacgAGTGCCTAACCAACATGGTATattaaaactccctggatctccacacttttgtgggagtttgttttgcaagattgcatTGCattgctctgtgagcttgaccactgaggtctcttctatcttcctcctTGTTGTaaagatctccttcaagaatttggcataaactagcatttgtgagagaacttttGTGAATGGAAcatttacattaacctgtctcaacatatctagaaatctctcaaacggCTTGTCCAGCTTTCCTCTATAcaacttttggggaaaaggtagagcaTGCATGTGCTTGCTCTCATTTCTATCTTCCTTTCTCGAAGTGCCCTTCTTCTTTTTGTCTGCTCCCTTCTTACCTTTCGTCCTGTTATCACCTTCAATTTTCAGCTTCTCCACACTTTATTTTTTAGGTACCACCTCTTTTTTGACTGGAGTGGATCTTTCAGCACTTGCCCGCTTCTCAAGGTAAcatcattcactgtttctttgggatttctctcgGTGTTAGCTGATAGAGTACCTGAGATTCTCTCAGATAATACATTTGCAATTTTTCCCACCTGCTTCTCCATGTTTCGCAACCcagtgccaagttctttgatagctgcccCATGAGCATCtaacctctcatctgtcttgacaatgaaggacttcattagatcttctagcccAGGCTGAGTGGAATGTTGAGACTGGAATTAAGGCCTCTGCTG
Protein-coding sequences here:
- the LOC138898780 gene encoding uncharacterized protein, whose amino-acid sequence is MKSFIVKTDERLDAHGAAIKELGTGLRNMEKQVGKIANVLSERISGTLSANTERNPKETVNDVTLRSGTKGKKGADKKKKGTSRKEDRNESKHMHALPFPQKLYRGKLDKPFERFLDMLRQVNVNVPFTKVLSQMLVYAKFLKEIFTTRRKIEETSVVKLTEQCNAILQNKLPQKCGDPGSFNIPCWLGTRNFDKSLCDSGA